A stretch of Paenibacillus peoriae DNA encodes these proteins:
- a CDS encoding phage tail assembly chaperone: MSLNENMTEEQILDSLFEAAEKLPEETVRIKRLDMKIVLHGLTSSKVDSIRERCTIRRTVKGAVDEKVDTETFNALLISEATGKLEVKGLSLNGWGDPRITSRLKLSGGEQSVRRMLLAGELDAVGDKVLELSGFGVEIADLKN; encoded by the coding sequence GAATATGACAGAAGAACAAATTTTGGACAGCCTGTTTGAAGCCGCTGAAAAACTACCGGAAGAAACGGTTCGTATCAAGCGCCTCGATATGAAAATTGTGCTGCATGGCCTGACCTCCAGTAAAGTGGACAGCATTCGTGAACGTTGCACGATTCGCCGAACCGTGAAGGGGGCTGTAGATGAAAAAGTAGATACTGAAACGTTCAACGCCTTGTTGATCTCAGAAGCTACCGGAAAGCTGGAAGTGAAGGGCTTGTCCCTTAACGGTTGGGGCGATCCTCGGATTACAAGCCGCTTGAAGCTGTCCGGTGGCGAACAGTCCGTCCGCCGTATGCTGCTGGCGGGTGAATTGGATGCAGTAGGAGATAAGGTGCTGGAGCTGTCCGGTTTTGGCGTTGAGATTGCCGACTTAAAAAACTAA
- a CDS encoding LysM peptidoglycan-binding domain-containing protein, with amino-acid sequence MEFSLTDGKGKKFQFPVNPEEVTISRQKGFDTTTILSYGEFDFPQGEKVKEISFSSFFPKEYNPAYCTYKDIPDPQEAMNTLNGFLLSKNPLRFIITETAVNVPVIVASHNSIFRGGEYGDVNFDLSLRTWSDMKVAKKAGGTGSKAATVNKKPRTDMKEKKKIYTVKSGDSLSKIAKLELGDSSQWSRIYQLNKKVIGQNPNAIKPGQKLVLS; translated from the coding sequence ATGGAATTTAGTTTGACGGATGGTAAAGGAAAAAAGTTTCAGTTTCCGGTAAATCCTGAGGAAGTGACGATCTCACGGCAAAAAGGGTTTGATACAACGACGATTTTATCCTATGGGGAGTTTGACTTCCCGCAAGGGGAGAAGGTGAAGGAAATTTCCTTCTCTTCTTTTTTTCCGAAAGAATACAATCCAGCGTATTGCACATACAAAGATATTCCTGATCCGCAGGAGGCCATGAACACGTTGAATGGCTTTTTGTTATCTAAGAACCCGCTACGTTTTATTATTACGGAGACAGCCGTGAATGTGCCAGTAATTGTGGCATCTCATAATTCGATCTTTCGCGGCGGCGAGTATGGAGATGTGAATTTTGATCTGTCACTGCGGACCTGGAGTGATATGAAAGTTGCCAAAAAAGCTGGTGGCACAGGAAGTAAGGCGGCTACGGTTAACAAAAAGCCCCGCACAGATATGAAAGAAAAGAAAAAAATATATACGGTTAAGTCCGGGGATTCCTTGTCCAAAATTGCCAAGCTCGAATTGGGGGATAGCTCGCAATGGAGTCGTATTTATCAGCTTAACAAAAAGGTTATTGGGCAAAATCCGAATGCAATTAAACCGGGGCAAAAGCTGGTGTTGTCATGA
- a CDS encoding XkdQ/YqbQ family protein produces MSYKVILQDKYDLSPLVENINLRDSLEQIAYQGTVNLVVTSDMPAISPGMSIRVSGIPYGKKDYVPLLSPAVIWEVETSNNGLKRMTLTLYDRTVYLDKSEDEYLLPAKQTATQRFQKYARDWKLKIASLPDTKKTLGRAVYRTQSIYSMMLGDLRETAKAGGKLYHPRMISSGLELYELGTNKDVYVLERVTDTTQSRTLEGAATRVKVLATAASETGNEVPSKVMALEEKDIAKYGTLQVIVQDDEVKSGAAARELAKSKLRGIQQTISVNAPDMNTIRAGDAVMLGSIKLLVISVSRELGNPGSMSLELGTYDDVKRRFYLE; encoded by the coding sequence ATGAGCTATAAAGTCATTTTACAGGATAAATATGATTTGTCGCCGCTTGTGGAGAACATTAATTTGAGGGACTCGCTGGAACAAATCGCCTATCAGGGAACCGTCAATCTAGTCGTTACGTCGGATATGCCCGCTATTTCCCCTGGGATGTCCATTCGGGTTAGCGGGATTCCTTATGGTAAAAAAGATTATGTTCCCTTGTTGTCCCCTGCCGTGATTTGGGAAGTGGAAACCTCTAACAACGGGCTCAAACGTATGACGCTGACGTTGTATGACCGTACAGTGTATTTGGACAAGTCAGAGGATGAATATTTACTCCCTGCCAAGCAGACGGCTACTCAGCGTTTTCAGAAGTATGCTAGGGACTGGAAGTTGAAAATCGCTTCATTGCCAGATACGAAAAAAACGCTGGGACGCGCCGTATACCGCACACAGTCCATCTATTCTATGATGCTGGGAGATCTGCGCGAAACGGCAAAGGCGGGGGGAAAGCTGTATCATCCGCGGATGATTTCTTCCGGGTTGGAGCTGTACGAGCTAGGAACGAACAAAGACGTGTATGTTTTGGAGAGAGTGACTGATACGACACAGTCCCGCACGCTGGAAGGTGCAGCTACGAGGGTGAAAGTGCTGGCTACGGCGGCTAGTGAAACAGGTAATGAGGTTCCTTCCAAGGTGATGGCGCTTGAGGAAAAGGACATTGCCAAATATGGGACACTTCAGGTGATCGTGCAGGATGACGAGGTCAAGTCCGGTGCAGCAGCCCGTGAGCTGGCTAAAAGTAAGCTGAGAGGCATACAGCAAACGATATCGGTAAATGCACCAGATATGAACACGATTCGAGCAGGAGACGCAGTGATGCTAGGTTCCATAAAGCTACTGGTCATTTCAGTGAGCAGGGAATTGGGCAACCCCGGCAGTATGTCGCTGGAGCTCGGAACGTATGACGATGTAAAAAGGAGGTTTTACCTTGAATAA
- a CDS encoding DUF2634 domain-containing protein, translating to MANLFPETDDVIWTDTDMTDPDVLEDNRAVFGRSWRFDFEAGEFVMSPSRKIVTTGEKEAWVQWCEKAIRTPRYRHVIYSPDYGSELEELIGSSYGHGVQESEIKRMVTEVLLADARTASVDQFTFRWEGEACHFSCQITNVRDETEIVESVVI from the coding sequence GTGGCTAATTTATTTCCTGAAACAGATGATGTGATCTGGACAGACACGGATATGACCGACCCGGATGTACTGGAGGATAACCGCGCAGTATTTGGGCGAAGCTGGCGGTTTGATTTTGAAGCCGGTGAGTTTGTTATGAGCCCTAGTCGTAAAATCGTGACTACAGGGGAGAAGGAAGCGTGGGTACAGTGGTGTGAAAAAGCGATTCGCACTCCTCGCTACCGGCATGTGATCTATTCACCTGACTATGGGAGTGAGCTGGAGGAGCTCATTGGCAGCAGCTATGGGCACGGTGTGCAGGAAAGTGAAATTAAACGCATGGTCACAGAGGTGCTACTAGCAGATGCACGTACGGCTAGTGTGGATCAGTTCACGTTTCGCTGGGAAGGCGAGGCGTGCCATTTTAGCTGCCAGATTACGAACGTGCGGGATGAAACGGAAATTGTGGAAAGTGTGGTGATCTAA
- a CDS encoding baseplate J/gp47 family protein, with amino-acid sequence MADLPEYLVDQTEEEILNRMLEKVPSDIDKSEGSFIWDAQAPVAFMLSEAAIWAQELLRRGFASTAASDNPDFRSPELDLRTAEHGVTRREAVAASGMVTFTGTAGTTVPAGTLVATPADDVSGEASIEYATTASVTLDEQGAGEAAIRAVNPGRSGNVPAGVIQVMATPISGVASVINTEQTKSGTDVESDQLLLERFYAKVRNQGTSGNKAQYTQWANEIAGVGGVEVVPLWKGPGTVGLYVLDTDKRAASPDIVAAVQKYIDPTQDGQGEGLAPAGPVVTIMPAAEVEINISVKVQRTKEKPSTLDEIKKLIESGVRTYLKQLAFYKEDPLVRYTRISAVLLDIPIIIDFSELKINGQSNQNIEIGSGQVAVLGTVSVSE; translated from the coding sequence ATGGCAGACTTGCCGGAATATTTGGTAGACCAGACGGAAGAGGAAATTTTAAATCGAATGCTGGAAAAAGTGCCTTCGGATATTGATAAGTCCGAGGGCTCTTTTATTTGGGATGCGCAGGCGCCGGTGGCATTCATGCTCTCGGAAGCGGCGATCTGGGCGCAGGAGCTGCTGCGTCGGGGCTTTGCCAGCACAGCAGCCAGCGACAACCCGGATTTTCGTTCGCCGGAGCTGGATTTGCGGACAGCAGAGCATGGGGTGACACGGCGAGAAGCGGTTGCGGCCTCAGGTATGGTTACGTTCACGGGCACAGCGGGAACGACTGTCCCGGCGGGGACCTTGGTGGCGACCCCGGCAGATGATGTATCCGGGGAAGCTTCTATTGAGTATGCGACCACGGCTTCGGTCACGCTGGATGAACAAGGTGCCGGGGAAGCGGCTATTCGGGCGGTCAACCCCGGGCGCAGCGGTAATGTACCTGCGGGCGTCATCCAGGTGATGGCCACTCCGATTAGCGGGGTTGCCTCTGTGATCAATACGGAGCAAACCAAAAGCGGTACAGACGTTGAGAGCGACCAGCTGTTGCTGGAGCGTTTTTATGCCAAGGTGCGGAACCAGGGCACAAGCGGCAACAAGGCGCAGTATACTCAGTGGGCGAATGAGATTGCTGGAGTGGGTGGCGTGGAAGTAGTTCCGCTCTGGAAAGGACCGGGAACAGTGGGGTTATATGTGCTGGATACGGATAAACGCGCAGCCAGCCCAGATATCGTCGCTGCGGTGCAGAAGTACATCGATCCGACGCAGGATGGACAAGGAGAAGGACTGGCGCCAGCGGGCCCTGTGGTGACGATCATGCCAGCAGCAGAAGTGGAGATTAACATCTCAGTCAAGGTACAGCGTACCAAAGAGAAGCCGTCCACACTGGATGAAATCAAAAAGCTCATCGAGAGCGGTGTGCGGACGTATTTGAAGCAGCTTGCCTTTTACAAGGAAGACCCGTTGGTACGGTATACCCGGATTTCTGCTGTTTTGCTCGATATTCCGATTATTATTGATTTCTCTGAACTGAAAATCAATGGACAGAGCAATCAGAATATTGAGATTGGCTCAGGCCAGGTAGCCGTGCTGGGGACGGTGAGCGTCAGTGAGTAA
- a CDS encoding YmfQ family protein — protein sequence MSNNGTNSFGDLLNNPDQGKHANRSGTLVNRVTIAEDTVGQMSSERGRELLSYLPSYYETSRVMRSDMDAKGSELDALYLAMDATVGQFFVRTATWGLERWEMELGIETDLAKPLDQRRAVVESKLRGAGTFSGRLVKNVAEAYDGGTVDVIFHPAEWGFTVKFIDTIGIPPNVEDLKATIEEIKPAHMAVEYKLRYLTIAEVESMTLYENEHTTQDRYLGGGA from the coding sequence GTGAGTAACAATGGAACGAACAGTTTTGGCGATTTATTGAATAACCCAGACCAGGGAAAACATGCAAACCGTAGTGGCACTTTGGTTAATCGAGTAACGATAGCGGAAGATACAGTGGGCCAAATGAGCAGCGAGCGAGGACGTGAGCTGCTTTCCTATTTGCCTTCCTATTACGAAACCTCACGCGTGATGCGTTCCGATATGGATGCTAAAGGAAGCGAATTGGACGCCTTGTATCTTGCAATGGATGCAACGGTGGGACAGTTTTTTGTACGTACCGCCACATGGGGGTTGGAACGCTGGGAAATGGAGTTGGGGATTGAAACCGATCTGGCGAAGCCATTGGACCAACGGCGTGCGGTGGTGGAGTCGAAGCTGCGAGGGGCAGGAACTTTTTCCGGTCGGCTTGTCAAAAATGTAGCAGAGGCGTATGACGGAGGTACGGTAGATGTTATTTTTCACCCTGCCGAATGGGGATTTACGGTCAAATTTATAGATACCATCGGGATTCCGCCCAACGTGGAGGACCTGAAAGCAACCATTGAGGAGATCAAGCCCGCCCACATGGCAGTGGAGTATAAATTACGCTACCTGACCATTGCCGAAGTGGAGTCTATGACCCTCTATGAAAATGAACATACAACACAGGATAGATATTTAGGAGGTGGCGCATAA